The following coding sequences lie in one Arachis ipaensis cultivar K30076 chromosome B05, Araip1.1, whole genome shotgun sequence genomic window:
- the LOC107644910 gene encoding receptor-like protein 12 isoform X3 has product MMSNYFLKWDYALLVVLIMLYDAGLIHGEVTCLENERQALLRFKQSIDDPWGMLSTWRGDDCCKWQGITCRNQTGHVLRLHLRGSYSHHLSGQANISTLIDLQYLQHLDLSYNDFVNSYISEHIGLFSKLKYLNISDADFAGSIPYQLGNLSQLQYLDISDNDFGGEIPPQLGKLTYLQYMDLSYNYVDGVIPYQLKHLGQLQYLCLQGNSELSGAIPFQSGDLPLLQTLKLHGDFVLESKGAEWVSNLSFLNTLDLTSMSLGNSHQWLQMIRAIPNLSLRLPNGGSTDLSSNQFEGVIPSFLLYSSWLILSRNKFSNVSSLLCQENNIGSKLGTLDLSNNQLKGSLPDCWKSLSLLLFLDLSNNNLTGKIPPSMGSLVKLEALVLRSNGFIGKLPSSLKNCTTLFLLDVSENLLSGPIPSWIGESLHQLIVLSMSGNSFSGNLSKHLCYLKKIQLLDLSRNNLSNEIPTCLKNFTAMSKKSINSTETASLIYRYNNTYYYVLYGVYISRYTFNITVTWKGVKCGFKDPELRLSSIDLSSNHFTGEIPNEIVYLVGLVSLNLSRNNLSGEIPSEIGNITSLESLDLSRNHISGTIPSSLSQIDSLGVLELSNNSLYGRIPPGRHMDTFDASSFEGNPNLCGTQLNKTCPGDMPEVKPEEPTTHDDADDNSDFYEALHMSLGFGFFTGFWGLLGPLLFWRSWRIAYLRFLNKVADYIYVTVAVYVAKFHK; this is encoded by the exons ATGATGAGCAATTACTTTTTGAAATGGGATTATGCATTATTAGTGGTGCTTATTATGTTGTATGATGCAGGATTAATCCATGGGGAAGTCACATGCTTAGAGAATGAGAGGCAAGCACTCCTCCGCTTCAAACAAAGCATAGATGATCCTTGGGGCATGCTGTCAACATGGAGGGGCGATGATTGTTGCAAATGGCAGGGAATTACATGCCGCAACCAAACTGGTCATGTACTCCGCCTTCATCTCCGTGGATCATATTCACATCATTTATCTGGTCAAGCCAATATCTCCACCTTGATTGACTTGCAATATCTTCAACATTTAGATCTCAGTTACAATGATTTTGTTAACAGTTATATCTCAGAACATATTGGCTTGTTTTCCAAGTTAAAATATCTCAATATCTCAGATGCTGATTTTGCTGGGAGTATTCCTTATCAACTAGGGAATTTGTCTCAACTGCAATACCTTGATATCAGTGATAATGATTTTGGTGGAGAAATCCCTCCTCAACTAGGCAAGCTTACATATTTACAGTATATGGATCTGAGCTACAATTATGTTGATGGAGTTATCCCATATCAACTCAAACACTTGGGACAACTACAATATCTCTGTCTTCAAGGGAATAGTGAACTTTCAGGAGCAATCCCTTTTCAAAGTGGTGATCTTCCATTGCTGCAAACTCTCAAGCTCCACGGTGACTTTGTTCTCGAAAGTAAAGGTGCAGAATGGGTGTCTAATCTCTCCTTTTTAAATACTCTTGACCTCACGTCAATGAGTCTTGGCAACTCTCACCAGTGGCTTCAAATGATTC GTGCTATTCCAAATTTATCACTAAGGCTCCCAAACGGAGGATCTACAGATTTGAGTTCAAATCAATTCGAGGGTGTAATTCCATCGTTTTTGCTATATTCTTCTTGGTTGATTCTCTCTAGAAACAAATTTTCAAATGTATCATCTCTGTTGTGTCAAGAGAACAACATTGGTAGCAAATTGGGCACTCTAGATTTATCAAACAATCAATTGAAGGGTTCATTGCCTGATTGTTGGAAATCTTTAAGCTTGCTATTGTTTCTTGATCTAAGTAATAATAACTTGACAGGGAAGATTCCACCATCCATGGGCTCCCTTGTCAAATTGGAAGCTTTGGTTTTACGAAGCAATGGATTCATTGGCAAACTACCTTCTAGTTTGAAGAACTGCACCACTTTATTTTTGTTGGATGTCAGTGAAAATTTGCTGTCAGGTCCAATACCCTCTTGGATCGGTGAGAGTCTACACCAATTGATAGTTTTGAGCATGTCAGGAAATAGTTTCTCTGGAAATCTTTCTAAGCATCTCTGTTACCTGAAGAAAATTCAACTGTTGGATCTTTCAAGAAATAACTTATCAAATGAAATTCCAACATGCTTAAAGAATTTCACTGCAATGTCCAAGAAGAGCATCAACTCAACTGAAACCGCAAGTCTCATATATAGGTACAACAATACTTATTATTATGTGCTTTATGGTGTATATATTTCTAGATATACATTTAACATAACAGTAACGTGGAAAGGTGTTAAATGTGGATTTAAGGATCCAGAGTTGCGTCTTAGTAGCATTGACCTCTCCAGCAATCATTTTACTGGTGAAATCCCAAATGAGATTGTGTACTTGGTTGGGTTAGTTTCTTTGAATCTTTCAAGAAACAATTTGAGTGGAGAAATTCCTTCTGAAATAGGGAACATAACTTCACTAGAATCCTTAGACTTATCAAGAAATCATATATCTGGCACAATCCCTTCAAGTCTTTCCCAGATTGATAGTCTAGGCGTGTTAGAGTTGTCAAACAACTCTCTTTATGGAAGAATCCCACCTGGAAGACACATGGATACCTTTGATGCTTCTAGCTTTGAAGGAAATCCTAATCTTTGTGGTACACAACTTAACAAAACTTGTCCTGGAGACATGCCAGAAGTAAAGCCTGAAGAACCAACAACACATGATGATGCAGATGACAATTCAGACTTTTATGAAGCATTACACATGAGCTTAGGCTTTGGATTTTTCACTGGATTCTGGGGCCTTTTAGGGCCATTGTTGTTTTGGAGGTCTTGGAGAATTGCTTATCTCAGATTCTTGAACAAAGTGGCAGACTACATATATGTGACAGTGGCAGTATATGTAGCAAAATTTCACAAGTGA
- the LOC107644910 gene encoding LRR receptor-like serine/threonine-protein kinase FLS2 isoform X2, which translates to MMSNYFLKWDYALLVVLIMLYDAGLIHGEVTCLENERQALLRFKQSIDDPWGMLSTWRGDDCCKWQGITCRNQTGHVLRLHLRGSYSHHLSGQANISTLIDLQYLQHLDLSYNDFVNSYISEHIGLFSKLKYLNISDADFAGSIPYQLGNLSQLQYLDISDNDFGGEIPPQLGKLTYLQYMDLSYNYVDGVIPYQLKHLGQLQYLCLQGNSELSGAIPFQSGDLPLLQTLKLHGDFVLESKGAEWVSNLSFLNTLDLTSMSLGNSHQWLQMIRKHIPNLTELRLSDCSLSDNDVQFLFDIHSNYSSTTSLTILDFSDNLLTSSTFQLLSNFSANLRELYLSQNSIVLSQSHYPNFPSLVSLDLSYNNLTSLVFQGNFNLGSNLEMLDLSNCSLMDISFLVSSTSIVNSSSSLVRLHLSFNLLTSSNIFHWIFNFTANLHTLSLGYNLLEGPVPLGFDKAMKSLEYLDLSHNNLQGEIPHFFGNICTLQSLYLSYNNLSGDFSRFIQNSSWCNRHIFQELDLSYNRINGVIPKSIGLLSELEAMSLEGNSLKGEITESHLKGFSKLKYLFLSHNSISIKFFPGWIPPFQLISLSLASCKLGPNFPSWLHTQNYLSYLDISNAGIHGSVPEWFWYKVQFLEYYLNMSHNNFTGAIPNLSLRLPNGGSTDLSSNQFEGVIPSFLLYSSWLILSRNKFSNVSSLLCQENNIGSKLGTLDLSNNQLKGSLPDCWKSLSLLLFLDLSNNNLTGKIPPSMGSLVKLEALVLRSNGFIGKLPSSLKNCTTLFLLDVSENLLSGPIPSWIGESLHQLIVLSMSGNSFSGNLSKHLCYLKKIQLLDLSRNNLSNEIPTCLKNFTAMSKKSINSTETASLIYRIQSCVLVALTSPAIILLVKSQMRLCTWLG; encoded by the exons ATGATGAGCAATTACTTTTTGAAATGGGATTATGCATTATTAGTGGTGCTTATTATGTTGTATGATGCAGGATTAATCCATGGGGAAGTCACATGCTTAGAGAATGAGAGGCAAGCACTCCTCCGCTTCAAACAAAGCATAGATGATCCTTGGGGCATGCTGTCAACATGGAGGGGCGATGATTGTTGCAAATGGCAGGGAATTACATGCCGCAACCAAACTGGTCATGTACTCCGCCTTCATCTCCGTGGATCATATTCACATCATTTATCTGGTCAAGCCAATATCTCCACCTTGATTGACTTGCAATATCTTCAACATTTAGATCTCAGTTACAATGATTTTGTTAACAGTTATATCTCAGAACATATTGGCTTGTTTTCCAAGTTAAAATATCTCAATATCTCAGATGCTGATTTTGCTGGGAGTATTCCTTATCAACTAGGGAATTTGTCTCAACTGCAATACCTTGATATCAGTGATAATGATTTTGGTGGAGAAATCCCTCCTCAACTAGGCAAGCTTACATATTTACAGTATATGGATCTGAGCTACAATTATGTTGATGGAGTTATCCCATATCAACTCAAACACTTGGGACAACTACAATATCTCTGTCTTCAAGGGAATAGTGAACTTTCAGGAGCAATCCCTTTTCAAAGTGGTGATCTTCCATTGCTGCAAACTCTCAAGCTCCACGGTGACTTTGTTCTCGAAAGTAAAGGTGCAGAATGGGTGTCTAATCTCTCCTTTTTAAATACTCTTGACCTCACGTCAATGAGTCTTGGCAACTCTCACCAGTGGCTTCAAATGATTCGTAAGCATATTCCAAACTTAACAGAGCTGAGGTTGTCGGATTGTAGTCTTTCTGATAATGATGTTCAATTTTTATTTGATATTCATTCTAATTATTCTTCCACTACTTCCCTTACCATCCTTGATTTCTCTGACAATTTATTGACATCATCCACATTTCAATTGTTGTCCAACTTCAGCGCTAACCTTCGGGAGCTTTATCTTTCACAAAATAGTATTGTTTTGTCACAATCTCATTACCCAAACTTTCCTTCTCTAGTGAGCCTTGACCTTTCTTATAATAATCTCACTTCATTAGTGTTTCAAGGAAATTTCAACTTAGGCTCCAACCTTGAAATGCTTGATTTGTCAAATTGCAGTCTTATGGATATAAGTTTTCTGGTGTCATCTACTTCCATtgtgaattcttcatcttctcttgttAGGCTTCATCTCTCCTTTAACCTGTTGACATCGTCAAATATATTCCACTGGATTTTCAACTTCACAGCCAATCTTCACACCCTTTCTCTTGGTTACAACTTGTTAGAAGGTCCTGTTCCACTAGGTTTTGACAAAGCAATGAAATCTCTTGAATATCTCGATCTCTCTCATAACAATCTGCAAGGAGAGATTCCCCATTTCTTTGGAAACATTTGCACACTACAGTCACTATACTTGTCATATAACAACTTGAGTGGGGACTTTTCAAGATTCATTCAAAATTCTTCATGGTGCAACAGACACATATTTCAGGAGCTAGACTTGTCCTACAATCGAATCAATGGTGTGATACCTAAAAGCATCGGATTGTTATCTGAGTTGGAAGCTATGTCCCTAGAAGGGAATTCTTTGAAGGGTGAAATCACTGAATCACATCTCAAAGGCTTTTCCAAATTAAAATACTTGTTCTTGTCTCACAACTCAATATCCATAAAGTTTTTCCCTGGCTGGATTCCTCCTTTTCAGTTAATATCTTTGAGTCTAGCATCTTGCAAGTTGGGTCCTAACTTTCCAAGTTGGCTACACACTCAAAATTACTTATCTTATCTGGATATTTCTAATGCGGGGATTCATGGCTCTGTGCCGGAATGGTTTTGGTATAAGGTTCAATTTCTTGAGTATTATTTGAATATGTCTCACAATAATTTTACAGGTGCTATTCCAAATTTATCACTAAGGCTCCCAAACGGAGGATCTACAGATTTGAGTTCAAATCAATTCGAGGGTGTAATTCCATCGTTTTTGCTATATTCTTCTTGGTTGATTCTCTCTAGAAACAAATTTTCAAATGTATCATCTCTGTTGTGTCAAGAGAACAACATTGGTAGCAAATTGGGCACTCTAGATTTATCAAACAATCAATTGAAGGGTTCATTGCCTGATTGTTGGAAATCTTTAAGCTTGCTATTGTTTCTTGATCTAAGTAATAATAACTTGACAGGGAAGATTCCACCATCCATGGGCTCCCTTGTCAAATTGGAAGCTTTGGTTTTACGAAGCAATGGATTCATTGGCAAACTACCTTCTAGTTTGAAGAACTGCACCACTTTATTTTTGTTGGATGTCAGTGAAAATTTGCTGTCAGGTCCAATACCCTCTTGGATCGGTGAGAGTCTACACCAATTGATAGTTTTGAGCATGTCAGGAAATAGTTTCTCTGGAAATCTTTCTAAGCATCTCTGTTACCTGAAGAAAATTCAACTGTTGGATCTTTCAAGAAATAACTTATCAAATGAAATTCCAACATGCTTAAAGAATTTCACTGCAATGTCCAAGAAGAGCATCAACTCAACTGAAACCGCAAGTCTCATATATAG GATCCAGAGTTGCGTCTTAGTAGCATTGACCTCTCCAGCAATCATTTTACTGGTGAAATCCCAAATGAGATTGTGTACTTGGTTGGGTTAG
- the LOC107644910 gene encoding receptor-like protein 12 isoform X1 produces the protein MMSNYFLKWDYALLVVLIMLYDAGLIHGEVTCLENERQALLRFKQSIDDPWGMLSTWRGDDCCKWQGITCRNQTGHVLRLHLRGSYSHHLSGQANISTLIDLQYLQHLDLSYNDFVNSYISEHIGLFSKLKYLNISDADFAGSIPYQLGNLSQLQYLDISDNDFGGEIPPQLGKLTYLQYMDLSYNYVDGVIPYQLKHLGQLQYLCLQGNSELSGAIPFQSGDLPLLQTLKLHGDFVLESKGAEWVSNLSFLNTLDLTSMSLGNSHQWLQMIRKHIPNLTELRLSDCSLSDNDVQFLFDIHSNYSSTTSLTILDFSDNLLTSSTFQLLSNFSANLRELYLSQNSIVLSQSHYPNFPSLVSLDLSYNNLTSLVFQGNFNLGSNLEMLDLSNCSLMDISFLVSSTSIVNSSSSLVRLHLSFNLLTSSNIFHWIFNFTANLHTLSLGYNLLEGPVPLGFDKAMKSLEYLDLSHNNLQGEIPHFFGNICTLQSLYLSYNNLSGDFSRFIQNSSWCNRHIFQELDLSYNRINGVIPKSIGLLSELEAMSLEGNSLKGEITESHLKGFSKLKYLFLSHNSISIKFFPGWIPPFQLISLSLASCKLGPNFPSWLHTQNYLSYLDISNAGIHGSVPEWFWYKVQFLEYYLNMSHNNFTGAIPNLSLRLPNGGSTDLSSNQFEGVIPSFLLYSSWLILSRNKFSNVSSLLCQENNIGSKLGTLDLSNNQLKGSLPDCWKSLSLLLFLDLSNNNLTGKIPPSMGSLVKLEALVLRSNGFIGKLPSSLKNCTTLFLLDVSENLLSGPIPSWIGESLHQLIVLSMSGNSFSGNLSKHLCYLKKIQLLDLSRNNLSNEIPTCLKNFTAMSKKSINSTETASLIYRYNNTYYYVLYGVYISRYTFNITVTWKGVKCGFKDPELRLSSIDLSSNHFTGEIPNEIVYLVGLVSLNLSRNNLSGEIPSEIGNITSLESLDLSRNHISGTIPSSLSQIDSLGVLELSNNSLYGRIPPGRHMDTFDASSFEGNPNLCGTQLNKTCPGDMPEVKPEEPTTHDDADDNSDFYEALHMSLGFGFFTGFWGLLGPLLFWRSWRIAYLRFLNKVADYIYVTVAVYVAKFHK, from the coding sequence ATGATGAGCAATTACTTTTTGAAATGGGATTATGCATTATTAGTGGTGCTTATTATGTTGTATGATGCAGGATTAATCCATGGGGAAGTCACATGCTTAGAGAATGAGAGGCAAGCACTCCTCCGCTTCAAACAAAGCATAGATGATCCTTGGGGCATGCTGTCAACATGGAGGGGCGATGATTGTTGCAAATGGCAGGGAATTACATGCCGCAACCAAACTGGTCATGTACTCCGCCTTCATCTCCGTGGATCATATTCACATCATTTATCTGGTCAAGCCAATATCTCCACCTTGATTGACTTGCAATATCTTCAACATTTAGATCTCAGTTACAATGATTTTGTTAACAGTTATATCTCAGAACATATTGGCTTGTTTTCCAAGTTAAAATATCTCAATATCTCAGATGCTGATTTTGCTGGGAGTATTCCTTATCAACTAGGGAATTTGTCTCAACTGCAATACCTTGATATCAGTGATAATGATTTTGGTGGAGAAATCCCTCCTCAACTAGGCAAGCTTACATATTTACAGTATATGGATCTGAGCTACAATTATGTTGATGGAGTTATCCCATATCAACTCAAACACTTGGGACAACTACAATATCTCTGTCTTCAAGGGAATAGTGAACTTTCAGGAGCAATCCCTTTTCAAAGTGGTGATCTTCCATTGCTGCAAACTCTCAAGCTCCACGGTGACTTTGTTCTCGAAAGTAAAGGTGCAGAATGGGTGTCTAATCTCTCCTTTTTAAATACTCTTGACCTCACGTCAATGAGTCTTGGCAACTCTCACCAGTGGCTTCAAATGATTCGTAAGCATATTCCAAACTTAACAGAGCTGAGGTTGTCGGATTGTAGTCTTTCTGATAATGATGTTCAATTTTTATTTGATATTCATTCTAATTATTCTTCCACTACTTCCCTTACCATCCTTGATTTCTCTGACAATTTATTGACATCATCCACATTTCAATTGTTGTCCAACTTCAGCGCTAACCTTCGGGAGCTTTATCTTTCACAAAATAGTATTGTTTTGTCACAATCTCATTACCCAAACTTTCCTTCTCTAGTGAGCCTTGACCTTTCTTATAATAATCTCACTTCATTAGTGTTTCAAGGAAATTTCAACTTAGGCTCCAACCTTGAAATGCTTGATTTGTCAAATTGCAGTCTTATGGATATAAGTTTTCTGGTGTCATCTACTTCCATtgtgaattcttcatcttctcttgttAGGCTTCATCTCTCCTTTAACCTGTTGACATCGTCAAATATATTCCACTGGATTTTCAACTTCACAGCCAATCTTCACACCCTTTCTCTTGGTTACAACTTGTTAGAAGGTCCTGTTCCACTAGGTTTTGACAAAGCAATGAAATCTCTTGAATATCTCGATCTCTCTCATAACAATCTGCAAGGAGAGATTCCCCATTTCTTTGGAAACATTTGCACACTACAGTCACTATACTTGTCATATAACAACTTGAGTGGGGACTTTTCAAGATTCATTCAAAATTCTTCATGGTGCAACAGACACATATTTCAGGAGCTAGACTTGTCCTACAATCGAATCAATGGTGTGATACCTAAAAGCATCGGATTGTTATCTGAGTTGGAAGCTATGTCCCTAGAAGGGAATTCTTTGAAGGGTGAAATCACTGAATCACATCTCAAAGGCTTTTCCAAATTAAAATACTTGTTCTTGTCTCACAACTCAATATCCATAAAGTTTTTCCCTGGCTGGATTCCTCCTTTTCAGTTAATATCTTTGAGTCTAGCATCTTGCAAGTTGGGTCCTAACTTTCCAAGTTGGCTACACACTCAAAATTACTTATCTTATCTGGATATTTCTAATGCGGGGATTCATGGCTCTGTGCCGGAATGGTTTTGGTATAAGGTTCAATTTCTTGAGTATTATTTGAATATGTCTCACAATAATTTTACAGGTGCTATTCCAAATTTATCACTAAGGCTCCCAAACGGAGGATCTACAGATTTGAGTTCAAATCAATTCGAGGGTGTAATTCCATCGTTTTTGCTATATTCTTCTTGGTTGATTCTCTCTAGAAACAAATTTTCAAATGTATCATCTCTGTTGTGTCAAGAGAACAACATTGGTAGCAAATTGGGCACTCTAGATTTATCAAACAATCAATTGAAGGGTTCATTGCCTGATTGTTGGAAATCTTTAAGCTTGCTATTGTTTCTTGATCTAAGTAATAATAACTTGACAGGGAAGATTCCACCATCCATGGGCTCCCTTGTCAAATTGGAAGCTTTGGTTTTACGAAGCAATGGATTCATTGGCAAACTACCTTCTAGTTTGAAGAACTGCACCACTTTATTTTTGTTGGATGTCAGTGAAAATTTGCTGTCAGGTCCAATACCCTCTTGGATCGGTGAGAGTCTACACCAATTGATAGTTTTGAGCATGTCAGGAAATAGTTTCTCTGGAAATCTTTCTAAGCATCTCTGTTACCTGAAGAAAATTCAACTGTTGGATCTTTCAAGAAATAACTTATCAAATGAAATTCCAACATGCTTAAAGAATTTCACTGCAATGTCCAAGAAGAGCATCAACTCAACTGAAACCGCAAGTCTCATATATAGGTACAACAATACTTATTATTATGTGCTTTATGGTGTATATATTTCTAGATATACATTTAACATAACAGTAACGTGGAAAGGTGTTAAATGTGGATTTAAGGATCCAGAGTTGCGTCTTAGTAGCATTGACCTCTCCAGCAATCATTTTACTGGTGAAATCCCAAATGAGATTGTGTACTTGGTTGGGTTAGTTTCTTTGAATCTTTCAAGAAACAATTTGAGTGGAGAAATTCCTTCTGAAATAGGGAACATAACTTCACTAGAATCCTTAGACTTATCAAGAAATCATATATCTGGCACAATCCCTTCAAGTCTTTCCCAGATTGATAGTCTAGGCGTGTTAGAGTTGTCAAACAACTCTCTTTATGGAAGAATCCCACCTGGAAGACACATGGATACCTTTGATGCTTCTAGCTTTGAAGGAAATCCTAATCTTTGTGGTACACAACTTAACAAAACTTGTCCTGGAGACATGCCAGAAGTAAAGCCTGAAGAACCAACAACACATGATGATGCAGATGACAATTCAGACTTTTATGAAGCATTACACATGAGCTTAGGCTTTGGATTTTTCACTGGATTCTGGGGCCTTTTAGGGCCATTGTTGTTTTGGAGGTCTTGGAGAATTGCTTATCTCAGATTCTTGAACAAAGTGGCAGACTACATATATGTGACAGTGGCAGTATATGTAGCAAAATTTCACAAGTGA